A window of the Streptomyces sp. NBC_01351 genome harbors these coding sequences:
- a CDS encoding aminotransferase class IV, with translation MSIWLDGALRDVDSAKVSVFDHGLTVGDGVFETLKAERGRAFALTRHLERLTRSARGLGLPDPDHDEVRRACAAVLEANPVEHGRLRVTYTGGLSPLGSDRGESGPTLIVAVAASVRRPDTTAVVTVPWVRNERSAVAGLKTTSYAENVVALAAAHRAGASEALLANTLGRLCEGTGSNVFAVLDGQLHTPPLASGCLAGITRALVVEWAGAKETDLPSEALEQAEEVFLTSSLRDVQAVVRIDGREVSAAPGPVTAEAMRIFDAQAGADLDP, from the coding sequence GTGAGCATCTGGCTCGACGGAGCACTTCGGGACGTGGACAGCGCGAAGGTGTCCGTCTTCGACCACGGGCTGACCGTGGGGGACGGCGTCTTCGAGACCCTCAAGGCGGAGCGGGGCCGCGCCTTCGCGCTCACCCGCCACCTGGAGCGGCTGACCCGCTCGGCCCGCGGCCTCGGCCTGCCGGACCCCGACCACGACGAGGTGCGCCGGGCCTGCGCCGCCGTACTCGAAGCCAACCCCGTGGAGCACGGGCGGCTGCGCGTCACCTACACGGGCGGTCTCTCCCCGCTCGGCTCCGACCGCGGCGAGAGCGGCCCCACGCTGATCGTGGCCGTCGCCGCCTCCGTACGCCGCCCCGACACCACGGCCGTCGTCACGGTGCCCTGGGTCCGCAACGAGCGCTCCGCCGTCGCCGGCCTGAAGACCACCTCCTACGCGGAGAACGTCGTCGCCCTCGCCGCCGCCCACCGGGCCGGCGCCTCCGAAGCGCTCCTCGCCAACACCCTCGGCCGCCTCTGCGAGGGCACCGGCTCCAACGTCTTCGCCGTCCTCGACGGGCAGCTGCACACCCCGCCCCTGGCCTCCGGCTGCCTGGCCGGCATCACCCGCGCCCTCGTCGTCGAGTGGGCCGGAGCCAAGGAGACCGACCTGCCCTCCGAGGCCCTTGAGCAGGCCGAGGAGGTCTTCCTGACCTCCTCCCTCCGTGATGTCCAGGCGGTCGTACGGATCGACGGGCGCGAGGTCTCCGCGGCCCCCGGCCCGGTCACGGCCGAGGCCATGCGGATCTTCGACGCACAGGCCGGCGCGGACCTGGATCCGTGA
- a CDS encoding GNAT family N-acetyltransferase, producing the protein MTTTLRPAQPLQRNSDGTRSRTYEVRVNSRRVGSLELATRSAAQPEVGVIRGLWIDAPDRRRGRGTVAALAAEEVLRSWGCKSIAVSVPADAERALRMTSSLGYRVTGRVMVKELAAEPPALPGGGTGRPMTQAEFDSWLEAAVVAYGTHLVAPGLTAEQGLEASRLEHARMLPAGRETPGAAFLLLEAPGGATLGTLWVGERDLPDLGPVPYVYDIDVDPGHRRQGHGRTLMLLAEHAALDSGARTLGLHVHEGNTPARRLYESLGYRDVSVNAIKALI; encoded by the coding sequence ATGACCACTACCCTGCGGCCCGCACAGCCGCTCCAGCGCAACAGTGACGGCACCCGCTCGCGGACGTACGAGGTCCGGGTGAACAGCCGGCGCGTCGGCTCGCTCGAACTGGCCACCCGCTCGGCCGCCCAACCCGAGGTCGGTGTGATCCGCGGGCTGTGGATCGACGCGCCGGACCGGCGGCGCGGGCGCGGCACGGTGGCCGCGCTCGCCGCCGAGGAAGTACTGCGCTCCTGGGGATGCAAGAGCATCGCCGTGTCGGTGCCCGCCGACGCGGAGCGGGCGCTGCGCATGACCTCGTCCCTCGGCTACCGGGTGACCGGCCGCGTCATGGTCAAGGAGCTGGCGGCCGAGCCGCCCGCGCTCCCGGGCGGCGGCACGGGGCGCCCGATGACCCAGGCCGAGTTCGACTCCTGGCTGGAGGCGGCCGTCGTGGCGTACGGCACCCACCTCGTCGCCCCGGGCCTGACCGCCGAGCAGGGCCTGGAGGCCTCGCGCCTCGAACACGCCCGGATGCTCCCCGCCGGGCGCGAGACCCCCGGCGCGGCCTTCCTCCTGCTGGAGGCGCCCGGGGGAGCGACCCTGGGCACCCTGTGGGTGGGGGAGCGGGACCTGCCCGACCTCGGCCCCGTCCCGTACGTGTACGACATCGACGTCGACCCCGGCCACCGCAGGCAGGGCCACGGGCGGACGCTGATGCTGCTGGCCGAGCACGCGGCCCTGGACTCCGGCGCCCGCACGCTGGGCCTGCACGTCCACGAGGGCAACACCCCGGCCCGGCGGCTCTACGAATCGCTCGGGTACCGGGACGTCTCGGTCAACGCCATCAAGGCGCTGATCTAG
- a CDS encoding DsbA family protein → MTDSVILDVWCELQCPDCHSALDDVRALRARYGDRLDIRLRHFPLDKHKHAFAAAQAAEEALEQGQGWAYAEALLARTAELGERGEAVLLDVARELGLDAEEFDTALIDGRHILIVDADQAEGKAIGVTGTPTYVIDGERLDGGKSQEGLRARIEEIVDRLLAA, encoded by the coding sequence ATGACCGATTCCGTGATCCTCGACGTCTGGTGCGAACTCCAGTGCCCGGACTGCCACAGCGCGCTGGACGACGTGCGCGCCCTGCGGGCCCGTTACGGCGACCGGCTGGACATCCGGCTGCGCCACTTCCCCCTGGATAAGCACAAGCACGCCTTCGCCGCGGCGCAGGCCGCCGAGGAGGCCCTGGAGCAGGGGCAGGGCTGGGCGTACGCCGAGGCGCTGCTGGCCAGGACCGCCGAGCTCGGCGAGCGCGGCGAGGCCGTACTGCTGGACGTGGCCCGTGAACTGGGCCTGGACGCCGAGGAGTTCGACACCGCCCTGATCGACGGTCGGCACATCCTGATCGTCGACGCGGATCAGGCCGAGGGCAAGGCGATCGGTGTGACCGGCACCCCGACGTACGTGATCGACGGCGAGCGCCTCGACGGCGGCAAGAGCCAGGAGGGCCTGCGCGCCCGCATCGAGGAGATCGTCGACCGCCTGCTGGCCGCGTAG
- a CDS encoding CGNR zinc finger domain-containing protein, with the protein MQIPHDTRRALDVVVALVNTAAESEHPDGLADIAALRGFVQEYSISGVGELGARDLSGVRTVRSKFAQVFAAPNPRAASALINELVATAGTTPQLTDHDGYDWHVHYFAPGASVGDHLAADGGMALAFIVVSGEQERLRRCEAPDCRRAFVDLSRNRSRRYCDSRTCGNRLHVAAYRARRKGADAGPSEHEEVVHGGEQQQDTDHR; encoded by the coding sequence GTGCAGATCCCCCACGACACCCGTCGCGCGCTCGACGTCGTCGTCGCGCTGGTGAACACCGCGGCCGAATCGGAGCATCCCGACGGGCTCGCGGACATCGCCGCGCTGCGCGGATTCGTCCAGGAGTACTCGATCAGCGGCGTCGGCGAGCTCGGCGCCCGCGACCTCTCCGGTGTGCGTACGGTGCGCAGCAAGTTCGCGCAGGTCTTCGCGGCGCCGAACCCGCGCGCCGCGTCCGCGCTCATCAACGAACTGGTGGCGACGGCCGGCACCACTCCGCAGCTGACCGACCACGACGGCTACGACTGGCACGTGCACTACTTCGCGCCGGGCGCCTCGGTGGGCGACCACCTGGCGGCCGACGGCGGCATGGCCCTGGCCTTCATCGTGGTCTCCGGGGAGCAGGAGCGGCTGCGCCGCTGCGAGGCCCCGGACTGCCGGCGCGCCTTCGTGGACCTCTCCCGGAACCGCTCGCGGCGCTACTGCGACAGCCGGACCTGCGGGAACCGGCTGCACGTGGCCGCGTACCGGGCGCGGCGCAAGGGAGCCGACGCCGGGCCGTCAGAGCATGAAGAGGTCGTGCACGGCGGCGAGCAGCAGCAGGACACCGATCACCGCTAG
- a CDS encoding SsgA family sporulation/cell division regulator, translated as MNTTVSCELHLRLVVSSESSLPVPAGLRYDTADPYAVHATFHTGAEETVEWVFARDLLAEGLHRPTGTGDVRVWPSRSHGQGVVCIALSSPEGEALLEAPARALESFLKRTDAAVPPGTEHRHFDLDKELSHILAES; from the coding sequence ATGAACACCACGGTCAGCTGCGAGCTGCACCTGCGCCTCGTTGTGTCGAGCGAGTCCTCACTGCCTGTTCCCGCGGGCCTGCGGTATGACACGGCCGACCCCTACGCCGTGCACGCCACCTTCCACACCGGCGCCGAGGAGACGGTCGAATGGGTATTCGCCCGCGACCTCCTCGCAGAGGGCCTCCACCGGCCCACCGGAACCGGCGACGTCCGCGTCTGGCCGTCCCGCAGCCACGGTCAGGGCGTCGTGTGCATCGCCCTGAGCTCACCGGAGGGAGAAGCACTGCTCGAAGCACCAGCCCGAGCACTGGAGTCGTTCCTCAAGCGGACGGATGCCGCGGTCCCACCCGGGACCGAACACCGGCACTTCGACCTCGACAAGGAGCTCTCCCACATCCTGGCCGAGAGCTGA
- a CDS encoding TIGR02611 family protein — MNTGSDRGANEPAADESAAQAAAEITAGAAAEPTAGPAAEPTAEAAEETPHVSKAPAFIKARRSLHLSWQVGVFVVGLAVIGAGVAMLVLPGPGWVAIFAGLAIWATEFAWAHLVLRWTKRKVTEAAQKALDPKVRRRNIILTSVGLVIAGALIGFYLWKYGLVLPWRIKDQ, encoded by the coding sequence ATGAATACGGGGAGTGACCGCGGGGCCAACGAGCCCGCAGCCGACGAATCCGCCGCCCAGGCCGCCGCAGAGATCACTGCCGGGGCCGCCGCGGAACCCACTGCCGGGCCAGCCGCGGAACCCACTGCCGAGGCAGCCGAGGAGACACCGCACGTATCGAAGGCACCCGCCTTCATCAAGGCCCGCCGCAGCCTGCACCTGAGCTGGCAGGTCGGCGTCTTCGTCGTCGGCCTGGCGGTCATCGGCGCCGGTGTCGCGATGCTCGTGCTGCCCGGCCCCGGCTGGGTGGCGATCTTCGCGGGCCTGGCGATCTGGGCCACCGAGTTCGCCTGGGCCCACCTCGTGCTGCGCTGGACCAAGCGCAAGGTCACCGAGGCCGCCCAGAAGGCGCTCGACCCGAAGGTCCGGCGCCGCAACATCATCCTGACCAGCGTGGGCCTCGTCATCGCGGGCGCGCTGATCGGCTTCTACCTGTGGAAGTACGGGCTCGTCCTGCCCTGGCGCATCAAGGACCAGTGA
- a CDS encoding SCO7613 C-terminal domain-containing membrane protein, whose protein sequence is MNMPLPPAEELALIDRELAQLDSRRQYLLARRDWLLRLLHAAVPLAAPPAPTAGPAKDASAPSAQNVLLTLGAVLLAVAALAFTLVSWGSLGIAGRSVVLGAVTAAALAAPVPLLRRGLRSTAESVAAVGLLLTALDAYALHRVGMPGTDPRAYAAGAAAVLAAVWAGYGFALRELRIPRPAAVLAAQFPLPLAALAAQAGPLELAWALLATAALDAALAVRLRWAALPAVALGTAAVLTGVSESWAAVSAAEAWPPSALLLAGAALGVAAAWREPRAWVAALVGGVLAVVAVGGLSRPELEPSWSVLVHLLVALPLLAAVRVHALPAHVRRGLGWAGAVVGALTALSGWVAVAPALLGRVGVLDEVWAATSPAADPYGSGVAVVLGLLLTAGSAWWLSRVLSRPEPAAVAVVLGWAGLFAAPLLLGFPVAAAFAAQLAVTAAAGLLALRSPERGTGITAGACALAGAANVSLGALDGRLATFAVWGLLGALCAAAAAYGPAARWARAGAAACAVGYATGLLVAAAALTDLAVVWWALWVLAVPAVVAALGPRLGGVRLPAEIAAGAAGALAVALSAGRPGTLALVLALLGVVCAGAAVRPDRRVLGWAAGALFVAATWVRLADSGVSAPEAYTLPVTLPALAVGLLRRRKDPAVSSWTAYGAGLSATLLPSLLAAWGDPDWVRPLLLGVAALAVTLAGAQRRLQAPLLLGGAVLAVVALHELAPYVVQVAGALPRWVPPALAGLLLLAVGATYEKRLRDARRLRDAIGRLR, encoded by the coding sequence ATGAACATGCCCCTGCCGCCCGCCGAAGAGCTGGCGCTCATCGACCGCGAGCTGGCTCAACTGGACAGCCGCCGCCAGTACTTGCTGGCCCGCAGGGACTGGCTGCTGCGGCTGCTGCACGCAGCGGTGCCGTTGGCGGCACCGCCCGCCCCGACGGCCGGGCCCGCGAAGGACGCCTCGGCTCCGAGTGCGCAGAACGTGCTGCTCACCCTGGGCGCCGTGCTGCTGGCCGTGGCCGCGCTGGCGTTCACCCTGGTGAGCTGGGGCTCGCTCGGGATCGCCGGGCGCTCGGTGGTGCTCGGCGCGGTGACGGCGGCGGCACTGGCCGCGCCCGTGCCGCTGCTGCGCCGCGGGCTGCGCTCGACGGCGGAGTCGGTCGCGGCGGTGGGGCTGCTGCTGACGGCGCTGGACGCGTACGCGCTCCACCGGGTCGGCATGCCGGGCACGGACCCCCGGGCGTACGCGGCGGGTGCGGCCGCGGTGCTGGCGGCAGTCTGGGCCGGGTACGGGTTCGCCCTGCGCGAGCTGCGGATCCCGCGGCCGGCCGCGGTGCTGGCGGCGCAGTTCCCGCTGCCGCTCGCGGCGCTGGCCGCGCAGGCGGGCCCGCTGGAGCTCGCCTGGGCGCTGCTGGCGACGGCCGCGCTGGACGCGGCGCTCGCGGTGCGGCTTCGGTGGGCGGCGCTCCCCGCGGTCGCACTCGGCACGGCCGCGGTGCTGACCGGGGTGTCGGAGTCCTGGGCGGCGGTCTCGGCCGCGGAGGCGTGGCCCCCGTCGGCGCTGCTGCTGGCGGGCGCGGCCCTCGGGGTGGCCGCGGCCTGGCGGGAGCCGCGCGCCTGGGTCGCCGCGCTGGTGGGCGGCGTGCTGGCGGTGGTGGCGGTGGGCGGGCTGTCCCGGCCGGAGCTCGAGCCGTCGTGGTCGGTGCTGGTGCACCTGCTGGTGGCGCTGCCGCTGCTGGCGGCCGTACGGGTCCACGCTCTCCCGGCGCACGTCCGGCGCGGGCTGGGCTGGGCGGGCGCGGTGGTGGGAGCCCTGACGGCGCTGTCCGGGTGGGTGGCGGTCGCTCCGGCGCTGCTCGGCCGGGTCGGGGTGCTGGACGAGGTGTGGGCCGCGACGAGCCCGGCCGCGGATCCGTACGGGTCGGGGGTGGCCGTCGTACTGGGCCTGCTGCTGACGGCGGGGTCCGCCTGGTGGCTGTCGCGGGTGCTGTCCCGGCCGGAGCCGGCGGCGGTGGCGGTGGTCCTCGGCTGGGCGGGGCTGTTCGCGGCTCCGCTGCTGCTCGGCTTCCCGGTGGCGGCGGCGTTCGCGGCGCAGCTGGCGGTCACGGCGGCGGCGGGACTGCTCGCCCTGCGGTCCCCGGAGCGCGGGACCGGCATCACGGCCGGCGCCTGCGCGCTGGCCGGGGCCGCGAACGTGTCCCTGGGCGCCCTGGACGGCCGGCTGGCCACCTTCGCGGTGTGGGGGCTGCTGGGCGCGCTCTGCGCGGCCGCGGCGGCGTACGGGCCCGCCGCGCGGTGGGCCCGCGCCGGGGCGGCGGCGTGCGCCGTCGGGTACGCCACGGGGCTGCTGGTGGCCGCGGCGGCGCTGACGGACCTGGCGGTGGTGTGGTGGGCGCTGTGGGTGCTCGCGGTCCCGGCCGTGGTGGCCGCGCTCGGGCCCCGGCTGGGCGGCGTCCGGCTGCCCGCGGAGATCGCGGCGGGCGCGGCGGGCGCCCTGGCGGTGGCCCTGTCGGCCGGGCGGCCGGGGACCCTCGCCCTGGTCCTGGCACTGCTCGGGGTGGTCTGCGCCGGGGCGGCGGTACGGCCGGACCGGCGCGTGCTGGGCTGGGCGGCGGGGGCGCTGTTCGTGGCGGCGACCTGGGTCCGGCTGGCCGATTCCGGGGTCTCGGCGCCGGAGGCGTACACCCTGCCGGTGACGCTGCCCGCCCTGGCGGTGGGCTTGCTGCGGCGGCGCAAGGACCCCGCGGTCTCCTCGTGGACGGCGTACGGCGCGGGGCTCTCCGCGACACTGCTGCCGAGCCTGCTGGCGGCCTGGGGGGACCCGGACTGGGTGCGCCCGCTGCTGCTGGGCGTGGCCGCGCTGGCGGTGACCCTGGCGGGCGCGCAGCGACGGCTCCAGGCCCCGCTGCTGCTGGGCGGCGCGGTGCTGGCGGTGGTGGCGCTGCACGAGCTGGCGCCGTACGTGGTGCAGGTGGCGGGGGCGCTGCCGCGCTGGGTGCCGCCGGCGCTGGCGGGCCTGCTGCTGCTGGCGGTGGGCGCGACGTACGAGAAGCGGCTGCGCGACGCCCGCCGGCTGCGGGACGCGATCGGCCGGCTCCGGTGA
- a CDS encoding SRPBCC family protein has translation MDRSRWDRWNRYRFRSAWDLDAPPAQVFAVLELPGEYPQWWPQIRRVEELDERSGAATIRSALPYSLHVTATQLLRDTRRGVLEVALRGDLDGWARWTVRARAAAGGGPRTRALYEQEVEVRRPLMRRLALPGRPVFRLNHALMMRAGRRGLEARLAGFREAV, from the coding sequence ATGGACCGCAGCCGCTGGGACCGCTGGAACCGCTACCGCTTCCGCAGCGCGTGGGACCTCGACGCCCCGCCCGCACAGGTCTTCGCCGTCCTGGAACTCCCCGGTGAGTACCCGCAGTGGTGGCCCCAGATCCGCCGGGTCGAAGAGCTCGACGAGCGCAGCGGCGCCGCCACCATCCGCTCGGCCCTCCCGTACTCCCTCCACGTCACCGCCACCCAGCTGCTGCGCGACACGCGGCGAGGGGTGCTGGAAGTGGCCCTGCGCGGCGATCTCGACGGCTGGGCGCGGTGGACCGTACGGGCGCGCGCCGCGGCCGGCGGCGGCCCGCGCACCCGGGCGCTGTACGAGCAGGAGGTCGAGGTGCGGCGGCCGCTGATGCGAAGGCTCGCGCTGCCCGGGCGGCCGGTGTTCCGGCTGAACCACGCGCTGATGATGCGGGCGGGGCGACGCGGTCTGGAGGCCCGGCTGGCCGGCTTCCGGGAAGCGGTTTGA
- a CDS encoding 3'-5' exonuclease yields the protein MTRWYEGPLAAFDTETTGVDVEQDRIVSAALVVQECAGGRVRTTRWLVNPGVPVPPGATEVHGLTDEHLQRHGRWPAPVVEEIARALAEQQVAGRPVVVMNAPFDLTLLDRELRRHRASSLTRYLDNRPLTVLDPRVLDKHLDRYRKGRRTLTDLCAHYGIELEGAHDAAADAQASLELVRAVGRRFAARLERLSPAELHTLQAVWHAAQARGLQAWFARQGTPEAVDPHWPLRPGDLSTAA from the coding sequence ATGACACGCTGGTACGAGGGCCCGCTGGCCGCATTTGACACGGAGACCACCGGGGTGGACGTCGAGCAGGACCGGATCGTGTCCGCCGCGCTCGTCGTCCAGGAGTGTGCGGGCGGCCGGGTCCGCACCACGCGCTGGCTGGTCAATCCCGGGGTTCCGGTGCCTCCCGGCGCCACGGAGGTGCACGGCCTGACCGACGAGCACCTGCAGCGCCACGGCCGCTGGCCGGCGCCGGTGGTGGAGGAGATAGCGCGCGCGCTCGCTGAGCAGCAGGTGGCGGGCCGCCCGGTGGTGGTGATGAACGCGCCGTTCGATCTGACGCTGCTGGACCGGGAGTTGCGCCGGCACCGGGCGTCGTCGCTGACCCGCTATTTGGACAACCGGCCGCTGACGGTGCTGGATCCGCGCGTGCTGGACAAGCACCTGGACCGGTACCGCAAGGGCCGCAGGACGCTGACGGACCTGTGCGCGCACTACGGGATAGAGCTGGAGGGCGCCCACGACGCGGCGGCGGACGCGCAGGCCTCGCTGGAGCTGGTACGGGCGGTGGGCCGCCGGTTCGCGGCGCGGCTGGAGCGGCTGAGCCCGGCCGAACTGCACACGCTCCAGGCGGTGTGGCACGCGGCACAGGCGCGCGGGCTGCAGGCGTGGTTCGCGCGCCAGGGGACGCCGGAGGCGGTGGATCCGCACTGGCCGCTGCGGCCGGGGGACCTGTCGACGGCCGCGTAG
- a CDS encoding DUF4365 domain-containing protein, with the protein MALAQPEPSGVPALQIDPRTGEPDAARSGPLRGTLATTACMETLQVGYLHAVAAAAGCSLSQPFPDNGIDWHVSHGAPEHVVDDEVTIKVQLKATYQIPPRPAGPTFAFTLDNEHLVKLARTPVAVHKILVVMLVPRERDQWLAAGHDRLDLRHCCYWTNLAGHPVTGRRRTTVRIPTTRIFDDRALCEIMTRVGSGGTP; encoded by the coding sequence ATGGCGCTCGCGCAGCCCGAACCGAGCGGGGTGCCGGCGCTGCAGATCGATCCGCGCACCGGCGAGCCGGACGCAGCGCGGAGCGGACCGCTGCGCGGCACACTCGCCACCACCGCCTGCATGGAGACCCTTCAGGTGGGATACCTGCACGCCGTCGCGGCAGCGGCCGGCTGCTCGCTCTCGCAGCCCTTTCCCGACAACGGCATCGACTGGCACGTCAGCCACGGTGCCCCCGAACACGTCGTCGACGACGAGGTCACCATCAAGGTGCAGTTGAAGGCGACCTACCAGATACCGCCGCGGCCGGCCGGGCCCACCTTCGCCTTCACCCTCGACAACGAGCACCTGGTGAAACTGGCCCGCACCCCGGTCGCCGTCCACAAGATCCTCGTCGTGATGCTCGTCCCGCGCGAGCGCGACCAGTGGCTCGCCGCCGGGCACGACCGGCTCGACCTGCGGCACTGCTGCTACTGGACCAACCTCGCGGGACACCCCGTGACCGGCCGGCGCCGGACCACCGTACGGATCCCGACCACGCGGATCTTCGACGACCGCGCGCTGTGCGAGATCATGACCCGGGTCGGGTCGGGAGGGACACCCTGA
- a CDS encoding calcium-binding protein, with product MARLLTIGVITAAMLAFGPPAGAAQTTCFGAKATIIGSGLFGGGPGNDVIVGSAGVDVISGNGGNDLICGLGGNDVIVGGDGNDRLDGGAGNDVLRGDAHSTGGDVEGGGNDTLLGGAGDDDMVGDSFTASGNATGGGNDRLEGGPGEDFLVGDSESDDAGFAKGGGHDRLYGGDGDDVHMTGDSVTFGGNVEGGGNDFMDGGDGNDGLLGDSAAPFVGTATGGGNDTLLGGPGTGDNLIGDSESNVAVYGSGNDVLDLGADGGSFAVGDHNIGDPDGGGAFGAGHDRILGGSADEILIGDSSVADATSTVAGNDVIDGRGGADSLFGDNVTFLADATAGTAGGSDTLRSGAGADKLFGGPDNDVLDGGPDTDGCDGEAGTADVAVRCESIVGIP from the coding sequence ATGGCTCGACTCCTCACGATCGGCGTGATCACCGCCGCGATGCTCGCCTTCGGCCCGCCGGCCGGCGCCGCGCAGACCACCTGCTTCGGCGCGAAGGCCACGATCATCGGCTCGGGCCTGTTCGGCGGTGGCCCCGGCAACGACGTGATCGTCGGCTCGGCCGGTGTCGATGTCATCTCCGGCAACGGCGGCAACGACCTCATCTGCGGGCTCGGCGGCAACGACGTCATCGTCGGCGGGGACGGGAACGACCGGCTCGACGGCGGAGCGGGCAACGACGTGCTGCGCGGTGACGCCCACTCGACCGGCGGTGACGTCGAGGGCGGCGGGAACGACACCCTGCTGGGCGGGGCCGGTGACGACGACATGGTCGGCGACTCCTTCACCGCGAGCGGCAACGCCACCGGCGGCGGCAACGACCGGCTGGAGGGCGGGCCCGGCGAGGACTTCCTCGTCGGCGACTCCGAGAGCGACGACGCCGGCTTCGCCAAGGGCGGCGGGCACGACCGGCTCTACGGCGGTGACGGCGACGACGTCCACATGACGGGCGACAGCGTCACCTTCGGCGGGAACGTCGAAGGCGGCGGGAACGACTTCATGGACGGCGGAGACGGCAACGACGGCCTGCTCGGCGACTCGGCGGCGCCCTTCGTCGGCACGGCGACCGGCGGGGGCAACGACACCCTCCTGGGCGGGCCCGGCACGGGCGACAACCTCATCGGCGACAGCGAGAGCAACGTCGCCGTTTACGGCAGCGGCAACGATGTGCTGGACCTCGGGGCCGACGGCGGGTCGTTCGCCGTCGGCGACCACAACATCGGCGACCCGGACGGCGGCGGGGCCTTCGGAGCGGGCCACGACCGGATCCTGGGCGGCAGCGCCGACGAGATCCTCATCGGCGACAGCTCGGTCGCGGACGCCACTTCGACCGTCGCGGGCAACGACGTGATCGACGGCCGCGGCGGCGCCGACTCCCTCTTCGGCGACAACGTCACCTTCCTCGCGGACGCGACGGCCGGGACGGCGGGCGGCTCCGACACCCTGCGCTCGGGCGCCGGGGCCGACAAGCTCTTCGGCGGCCCGGACAACGACGTCCTGGACGGCGGCCCGGACACCGACGGCTGCGACGGCGAAGCGGGCACCGCGGATGTCGCCGTGCGCTGCGAGTCGATCGTCGGCATCCCGTAG